A section of the Mastomys coucha isolate ucsf_1 unplaced genomic scaffold, UCSF_Mcou_1 pScaffold15, whole genome shotgun sequence genome encodes:
- the LOC116091810 gene encoding cystatin-S-like encodes MACLFYTQIFLLTTLILVLNLSLYSVLGQTVGGLEKSSMEEEGAREALNYAVSQYNENNNDLYLSRVVKVRSVQKQIVSGKILVFNVIIGKTICLKTQTDLTNCPLNEQTDQQELEYCSFEVYFPWRENCLILTYSSCDRN; translated from the exons ATGGCCTGCCTGTTCTATACTCAAATATTTCTGCTGACCACCCTCATATTAGTTCTGAATCTGAGTCTTTACTCTGTGCTAGGTCAGACTGTGGGTGGCTTAGAAAAATCTAGTATGGAGGAAGAAGGCGCCCGAGAAGCACTGAACTATGCTGTAAGCCAGTACAATGAAAATAACAATGACTTGTACCTGAGCCGTGTGGTGAAAGTGAGGAGTGTCCAAAAGCAG ATCGTATCTGGAAAGATCTTAGTTTTTAATGTGATTATAGGCAAAACAATATGTTTGAAGACTCAGACTGACTTGACCAACTGTCCCTTAAATGAACAGACTGACCAGCAAGAG CTTGAATACTGCTCTTTTGAGGTCTATTTTCCCTGGCGGGAAAATTGTTTAATCCTGACTTATTCCAGCTGTGACAGAAACTGA